From Solea solea chromosome 20, fSolSol10.1, whole genome shotgun sequence, one genomic window encodes:
- the e2f3 gene encoding transcription factor E2F3, producing the protein MVARLAKSKALQQMASLSNKQKSSHVIAKTRLDTSLGLLTKRFTELLRASSDGVLDLNAVALELNTAKRRLYDITNVLEGIQLIKKKSKNNIEWLGGSLDLGELRKQEKTLDDLIQSCTEQIHQMFEDQQIQRFVYLTHEDVQRIPSLKEQTVIVIKAPVGTKLEVPHPQESFQVHLKSTHGPIDAFIVVSQEGTNTSASDVPSPPPQMSSKDDANSTSKIKRSPHSSPVTVTPTSTSLTPLHPPSGDQQSGGVTVTSPLTVSRDGQQYVLSLEENEGITDLFSSSVDLQSMPVDMINI; encoded by the exons ATGGTAGCAAGACTGGCAAAATCAAAAGCCCTGCAACAGATGGCCTCTCTGTCGAATAAGCAGAAAA GCTCTCACGTGATCGCTAAGACACGTCTTGACACCTCGCTCGGTCTTCTGACTAAGAGGTTTACAGAGCTGCTGCGAGCCTCCTCTGATGGCGTTTTGGACTTGAATGCAGTCGCCCTTGAGCTCAATACCGCTAAGAGGCGCCTCTATGATATCACCAATGTCCTCGAGGGGATCCAACTCATCAAAAAGAAgtccaaaaacaacattgaATGGTT gGGTGGTTCATTGGATCTGGGAGAGCTCAGGAAGCAAGAGAAGACACTGGACGACCTGATCCAAAGCTGCACGGAGCAGATTCACCAGATGTTTGAGGACCAGCAGATTCAGAG ATTTGTCTACTTGACACATGAGGATGTTCAAAGGATCCCCTCCCTGAAAGAGCAGACGGTGATTGTCATCAAAGCCCCTGTAGGGACAAAACTGGAGGTCCCACATCCACAGGAG AGCTTCCAGGTCCACCTCAAAAGCACCCATGGTCCCATTGATGCGTTCATCGTGGTCTCCCAGGAAGGCACAAACACGTCTGCGAGCGACGTCCCCTCGCCCCCCCCTCAGATGTCTTCCAAAG ATGATGCAAACAGTACTTCCAAAATCAAACGGTCACCACACTCATCGCCGGTTACCGTTacccccacctccacctccctcacccccctccaccccccctcTGGAGATCAACAGAGTGGTGGTGTCACAGTCACTTCGCCCCTGACCGTGTCTCGTGATGGGCAGCAATACGTCCTGAGCCTGGAGGAGAATGAGGGCATCACTgacctcttctcctcctctgttgaCCTGCAGTCTATGCCTGTGGATATGATCAATATCTAA